Genomic segment of Gloeocapsa sp. PCC 7428:
TGGCTGTCATTCCAATACGTTTAGTTTTGTTGATTTTATTGCGATGTTCTGGGCGGGTTTGATGCCATATTTCTGCCAGCGATAGTTTTAAATCAACTGAAACAGTTTCACCGTTGAGTTTACAGCATGGATATTCCAAATTTTGATTGAGTATGGGGTGAAGGCGCACAAAAGCTGAACAGACTTTTTTATGAGATAGCTGGTGAACAAACCCCTCAAAAGCGGTATTAAGAAATTCTGGTGTGCTAGCTGCATCGTTGAGTAGAATTCCTGGGTAGCCGTAAGGAGAGATGATATCAAAAACTTCTACTTCAAGCTGATGTGCAAATAGAGCATGACACGAGCGTAACAAATAAGGAACGAAGAAGACTTTATCACCTTCAGTAATCAAAATAGCTTCAGCAATAGCATTAATTCTTTGTGCTTCCAAAGCTACGTATTCAGGTAGATGATAAATATCGTGACGTAAGTTATCTAAAGTCAGTCTCCACAAAGGATTTGTCAAGTCAAGAACTTGACAATTTATTGATTTATTCAATGATAAAGGGTTTTGCGTTTGAGCCTTGTAGCAGCTTTTCATTTGAATCTGCTCACTGCGATCGCAGTAAATTGATATTTTTCTCTCAAGTTGTAAATATTTTAACTAATTATGTATCTCTGGCTTCTCCACATTGTTGCTGTGATAAGAATTTTCGATTTTAAAGCGTCATAGCGATACATATCTAAGATGATAAATAAATTAAGTTTGAGCGCAAGGAGTTGAGTGTGCTGCAAGCATTAAAGATGCGGCGATCGCCTCCTAAACCGCCCAAAACTAGGGAACTTCAGATCGCTATAGAAATTCATAACAGGGCTTCAGCGTAGAGTTTTTCATGCATGGCAATAATTTGGCGTAAGTCATAATTAGTCATGCGATCGCGTCCTTTCTTGCCTAAATTTTGTGCAGCTTGCGGATGTTCCAATACCCAATTCATTACCCGTGCGATTTCGGTAATGTCTCCTAGCGGAACTAAAAGTTCCGATGTCAATAAATCTTGAATACCTCTAATTTGTGTACCAATAACCGGAACCTCTAAGCTGAGAGACTCCATCACGCTTCGGGGTAATCCTTCTTGCGCTGACACAAGTACGGTTGCGACTGAAGCGCGAATTAAAACTGGAATATCGCGTCGCAAACCAAGAAAATGAACGCGTTCAGCAATTCCCAACTCAGTAGCTAAACTTTGCATCTGTGATTGTAATACTCCTGTACCTGCTAATGCTAGGTGGGCGTGTGGTTTCAACAAAGCAAAGGCTTGGAGAAGATCGCAATGACGCTTGCGCGGAATAAATTCTGCAATTGACAAAAAGAGTGGATTTTCTGGCGTTAGCCCTAATTCTTCGCGTAGCTGTATAACATCAGTGTGAGCAACTGCTTGCGGACTATAGTACTTTGTATCAACCCCAATTCCTGGCATATAGCGGATTTTTGCCGCAGGCACAATTTGGTACTGCTTGGCAGCTTGTTCGTCTTCACGATTAATAACGATAAGATAATCTGTCCAGCGCCCCGCCAGTTTTTCTAGTGTCAGAAAGATCGTATTTTTGACTGACGATCCACCACGGTAGAAGTGGAAACCATGCGCTGTGTAAATGACTTTTGGTTTTGTTGAGTTTTGCCAACGATTGATCGTATAACGCGTAACAAACGCCGCAACTGGTGTATGAACGTGGACGAAATCGTAATTTTGTTGCGCCAGAACTTGCTGAATTTGGCGCGGTGCATCGATGAAATTGCGTGGATTGAGGGGGTTGCGCGACCACTCAACATCCCAAACGCGATCGCACGCCGTTGTACACTCAGAACAGTCGGTAATTCCCTGTGCCATAGCATCGACTTGCCAACCTTGGGCGCGAAAATGCGCAATATACGGTAGAAGAAACGCGCGTACGGTAGCTGGAATCGTCGTAACTATCAAAAGTTTAGGCATACAAAGCTTGATATTGTGCGACAACCATATCGAGGGCAAAATTTTCTTGAACTCTTGTTCTTGCTGCTTTTCCTAAAGCGGTTCTAGCTGTTGTTCCAAGTACTATCAATTCTTGCCAAGCATCCGCCAGGGCTTGAGGATTTTTTGGTGGTACGACTATTCCTGTATCGCCGACAATCCACTTAGAATCGCCGACATCGGTCACAACACACGGTATACCACACGCCATCGCCTCACCAATTACTAAAGGAAATGCCTCACCGTAGGCAGATGCCAAAGTTGCAATATCGAGAGCCGCCATGAGCTGCGGAATATCACTGCGTTCACCTAAAAGATGAACTTGAGACAGCCCTAAGTTATCAATAAGTTGTTGCAAGTTTTGGTTTTTGGGAGTGATATCAGTACCAGCTAACAAAAAATGAACATTTGCATATTTCTTAGTCAGAAGTGCGGCTGCATGAAAAAAATTTGCATGATCTTTCATCGGATGATAACGACAGAACAATCCGATTAATAACGTGTCCGCAGCTAATCCTAAACTCGTGCGAACTTCTGATCTCGCCTCACATGAAGGTTGAAACTGTATTGTATCAAAACCATTAGGAATGACGCAGCTATTGTACGGACAATATCCTAATGCCGCGTGCTGCGCTTTGCTTGTCTGAGAGACAAAAACTACCTTTTTGGGTAAGTGAGATATTTTGGCGCTCAATTTGACGATTGCTTGTGTCATTTGTTTTTCAGCATCGAGTTGCGCAATCGAGTGATGAATTCCCCAAATGACTGGTACTTTTGGCAAGAAAAAACGACTAGCAAATTGCGCGGCCAAATTGCCATGATACATCCACCCTTGAATTAAACTGGGTTGCAATCGACGTACAGTGCGAATTAATTTCCAGAGAATATCGGGTGTCGGTAACATTCCTGGCTGCATACCTAGTGTATAGACAGGAATATCTAATACTGAAATGCGATCGCCTAACGTACCGCGATCCATCAAGGAAACAACGACTGGCTTAAACTTGACTTGATCTGTTCTGGATAACAAGTTATAAAGCACTGTTTCTGCACCACCAGTAGATAGCCCAGTAATGATATGCACTATAACTTTTTGATCGTTTGTATCAATCAGCATATTCATGCTTTCTGTTGAGCAACAGAAATATTACTGTAAAGTAAAAAAAGTAGCCCAATCCCTGTTAAAAATGCAAAGTAGCCTTGGATAAAAGTTTCTGGATCGCTCGATAAAAAATCCATCCAAATTTGAGCGATCGCTGTATACATAAAAGGCATCCAAAATATTTGATTGACGTGTTTAATCAACATAGTTTGCAAACAGCGACCAATCCAACCGTAAGTGAAAGCAACAATAAAAAGCCCTGGCCACCACATACTATAAACCCCAAACGCCAGAAAACCCGTAGGAATACTAAAATCATTATTTCCTAAAATATACTGAGTGTTATAGTACATAATCGTTTCTGGTGGGACGACTCCTAACAAACGTTGGGGAATAAGTGAAGCAATAGCATATAAAATATCTGCAAACCAGCGGAACTCATAATCTCGATATAAAGCGACTTCTAATGAATGAACAGGAAACTGAAAATTATACATGAATTGATAAAAGTTAAAGCCATTATTTGAACCATTCTCAATCGTATTAACGAATATATTAATAACAGCATCTAATCCTTGAGGAAGCGCTGTTAAACTAAAAAAGAAGACCTTGCCATATAATAGAAAAGACACGGCAAATATTCCGAATAATATATTAAAACTCCACGATATTCTCTTATTTTTTAGAATATAAACTAAATAAAAACATAAAAAATAGTTGATAAGATACCCGCGTCCACCAGTCAAAGTAATTGCAATTACAGCAACAATAACTGAAAATACAAAAACAGCAATAATAAGTAATGGATTAATTTTTTTATCTTTTTGAAAGAACACTACCGCTCCTAATAAATAAGAAGCGGGCATTGCAAACAAAGTAAAATGCTTGAAAAAGACAAGTGTCCCACCTTCTACTGCTCGCGCACGAATTAAAGAGGCTTGCGATAAAGCATTGATAAAGCTACCGTACTGTAAACCATATACATAAATAGAGATGCTAGAAAATAACAATAACGCAATAGCATAGATGAGAACTGAGTTATTGCGCCGAGTTCTTAAACTAATTTTTTTGCCCCAGTCTATAGCTGATTTAGAGTAAAAACTAATGACCACTAAAAAATAGCCAACAAAAATTGCTAAAACAGTTTGAAGTTTATTAGTGTAGAGCGATATCCCTAATCCTAATGACGATGCCGCATTCGCAAAATCAAAAGCTAATAAAAATGCTGGCAAAGGATACATCAAGGCAAAGTAAATATTAAATAAAGTGAGAAAATCAAACTTACTTGATTTCTCGCGAAATATTTCTATAAAGACAATAAGAGCTAGTAAAACTAGGTAAGCTGAATCCAGCATCAGGAAGTCTCCTAGGCTATTTTACTAAGCGGTTTACTGCAAGCATATTATGGAAGATTTAATAGTGTTAAATATTTGGGAACGACTCGGTCAATTGTAAAACACATCGCTCGTTGAATTAACCTATCCTGATCGGTAGAAGTGTCTATAATCTGTTGCATTGCCCAAGCCATAGCGCCCACATCTCCAACAGGAACTAACTTTCCATACACTCCGGCATCTAAAATCTCTCTAGTACCACTTGGGCAATCGGTTGCAATCACCGGACAACCACAAGCCATAGCTTCAATCAGTACAGTTGGTAGCCCTTCCCAGCGTGAAGAAAGAACAAAAGCGCTAGCCCGACTCATATACGCGTATGGATTAGCCACAAAACCAGGTAAAGCAACATCTTGGCTAATACCGAGAGACGCGATCGCATCTTCGAGTTTACTGCGTTCTTCTCCCTCGCCTAAAATGACTAAACGGGCGTGTTTGTTGCGTCTGAGCAAAGCAAATGCTTGAATTAACGTCAAAAAATCTTTCTGCTCAGATAACCTTCCTACAGCAAGAAATACAGGTAGAGTATCTTTTTGAAACCACGGATGTTCTAAAGATGCTGTCGCCTGCGCGAGTAGCACATCATCGATCACAGGATTATAGATGACACTAATTTTTCCTGATTCTAATTTTAAGTATGTTTCTAAATCATGCACAACGCCTTGCGAAACACCGATAACCGCATCAGCCTGCGGATAAAACAACTTCATCAAAGGTGGAACTAGTTTACCTCGCCATAACTTACTGCGATCGGCAGATAAAGTATTGTGTTCTACCACGATTAAACGAGTTTTGGTGCGAACTAATTTCTTTGCTAATATTGCTATAACGTTGGCATGATTAAGATGCGACACCAGCGCCTTAGGCTTTTCTCGGCGCAAGTAATTCGACAAAGGTAGAATAGCTTTAACGACTCTGCCTGCATTTAAATTGACTATACGTACTTGCGGAGGTACTTGATCTAAATAAGGTCCTTCCGCGCTAGCTAATACTAAATCGCACAAGACACCTCGTTGTACGAAGCCTTTAAGTAAATTAATTGTTACGCGTTCTGCACCACCGCCGTATAAAGCTGGTAGAAAAAAAGAAATACGTTGCGTATCCATTACTGACAAACTGTTACAACTTTTGACTAGCTAGTAACCACGACTTTCACTTTTGTGAAATCACTTCTACGAGTAACGCTTCCCACATATTCATCACTTTCTCTAAACTAAACCTTTCTGTAACCTCCACTGCACGAGTTGCGAGACGCTGACGTTCTTTCTCATCCGCTATTAAACGCTCTATTGCTGTAGCTAATGCTGACACGTCTTCACTCGGTACTAAGATACCATCTACATTGTCACGGATAATTTCTCTAGGACCACTAGGACAATCAGTTGAAATGGCTGGGAGCCCACAAGCCATTGCTTCGCATAAAGCATTAGGAAAACCTTCATAACGTGAAGACATGACAAAGAATTCTGCCTGCTGCAAAAAGCTAAACGGATTTTTAACAATGCCTTGAAGCTGAACGCGTCCCACTAAATTTAATTGACAAATTAAAGCTTCTAACTGCGGACGTAAAGAACCTTCACCAAGTATGATGAGTTTCCACTGAGGATAGGAATTGGCTACTTGCTCAAAAGCGTGTAATAAAATATCAAAACCTTTTTGTTCTTCTAGTCTACCTATGGCAATAAAAAACGGCTTTTCTAACTTTAGCGTTGCTAAATTTTCATGCGACACTGATAAGGCAGGATTAGGAATAACATAGCCACGCGACTGTATTGCTGGGGAAAAATAACTTAACGCTCTAGCAGTAACTGCGACAACTCGACTAGCTTGAGGGTACGTCAATGTGCGTAGTTTTTCCCAACTTTTGCCAATAGAATACATAGCTGGGTGGTTTTGCTCATCTACTATCACTGGAATTTTTAATGACCGCGTTGCTAGCAAAGTCAATATATTAGTGGTATCAAGAAAACTAATAACAGCATCAGGTTGTAACTGATAAAATGTATTTCTCAAAATGAAAACTCGTCTTAAGTTATGCCAAGTTGCCCACACAAAATTGGGAGATTTTACTGCGAGTCCTAAAGGAATATGCTTAATGCGAGAATCTAACTCATAAAACGGAGCTATAGAACCATCATCCATCGTTACTAAGGTGATATCCCATCCCTTAGCTGCCCAATAGTTTGCCATAATTGACATAACTCGTTCTGCCCCACCAGCGGTTAGGGCATGAATGACTAAGGTTAATCGCATTGCTCAAGTATTCCTACAGTTTCGATCTACCGAAAAGAACGCTTATTTACTATTGTTTCTAACTCTGATTATTAATCAGAGAAATTCTTTTGAGATTCTTCTTTGTAAAAAACAAAAGGTACATAAAAGAAAAAACATAAACACAGCTTGTTGACAATGCAATACCTTGAATTCCAATCCATTGCATAAAAATATAATTAAATACTATATTAAATATCAAATTAAATAAAGAGACCCACATCAGTAAGTGATTGAGCCGCATTGAAGTAATTAGCTTGACAACAAAGATATTGGCAATATAGAAAGGGATTTGTATTGCATACAAAGCCTGAATTTGAGCAACAACTGTAGTATCGTTAGCTGTAAAAGAGCCTCTCTCAAAGAGTATTCGTGTAACAGGTTCTGAAAACCCAATGAACAGCCCCGTTAATGGTATCGTCACTGCAAAAATTAGCAGTATATACTGCTTTAATGTGCGATGTATTCCTTCCCAATCATTACAAGCAACCATCTTAGACAAATAAGGAATAATTGCAGTACTCAGTGCTGTTGTTGCTAAAGTT
This window contains:
- a CDS encoding glycosyltransferase; amino-acid sequence: MDTQRISFFLPALYGGGAERVTINLLKGFVQRGVLCDLVLASAEGPYLDQVPPQVRIVNLNAGRVVKAILPLSNYLRREKPKALVSHLNHANVIAILAKKLVRTKTRLIVVEHNTLSADRSKLWRGKLVPPLMKLFYPQADAVIGVSQGVVHDLETYLKLESGKISVIYNPVIDDVLLAQATASLEHPWFQKDTLPVFLAVGRLSEQKDFLTLIQAFALLRRNKHARLVILGEGEERSKLEDAIASLGISQDVALPGFVANPYAYMSRASAFVLSSRWEGLPTVLIEAMACGCPVIATDCPSGTREILDAGVYGKLVPVGDVGAMAWAMQQIIDTSTDQDRLIQRAMCFTIDRVVPKYLTLLNLP
- a CDS encoding glycosyltransferase family 4 protein, which gives rise to MPKLLIVTTIPATVRAFLLPYIAHFRAQGWQVDAMAQGITDCSECTTACDRVWDVEWSRNPLNPRNFIDAPRQIQQVLAQQNYDFVHVHTPVAAFVTRYTINRWQNSTKPKVIYTAHGFHFYRGGSSVKNTIFLTLEKLAGRWTDYLIVINREDEQAAKQYQIVPAAKIRYMPGIGVDTKYYSPQAVAHTDVIQLREELGLTPENPLFLSIAEFIPRKRHCDLLQAFALLKPHAHLALAGTGVLQSQMQSLATELGIAERVHFLGLRRDIPVLIRASVATVLVSAQEGLPRSVMESLSLEVPVIGTQIRGIQDLLTSELLVPLGDITEIARVMNWVLEHPQAAQNLGKKGRDRMTNYDLRQIIAMHEKLYAEALL
- a CDS encoding glycosyltransferase; translated protein: MLIDTNDQKVIVHIITGLSTGGAETVLYNLLSRTDQVKFKPVVVSLMDRGTLGDRISVLDIPVYTLGMQPGMLPTPDILWKLIRTVRRLQPSLIQGWMYHGNLAAQFASRFFLPKVPVIWGIHHSIAQLDAEKQMTQAIVKLSAKISHLPKKVVFVSQTSKAQHAALGYCPYNSCVIPNGFDTIQFQPSCEARSEVRTSLGLAADTLLIGLFCRYHPMKDHANFFHAAALLTKKYANVHFLLAGTDITPKNQNLQQLIDNLGLSQVHLLGERSDIPQLMAALDIATLASAYGEAFPLVIGEAMACGIPCVVTDVGDSKWIVGDTGIVVPPKNPQALADAWQELIVLGTTARTALGKAARTRVQENFALDMVVAQYQALYA
- a CDS encoding O-antigen polymerase, producing MLDSAYLVLLALIVFIEIFREKSSKFDFLTLFNIYFALMYPLPAFLLAFDFANAASSLGLGISLYTNKLQTVLAIFVGYFLVVISFYSKSAIDWGKKISLRTRRNNSVLIYAIALLLFSSISIYVYGLQYGSFINALSQASLIRARAVEGGTLVFFKHFTLFAMPASYLLGAVVFFQKDKKINPLLIIAVFVFSVIVAVIAITLTGGRGYLINYFLCFYLVYILKNKRISWSFNILFGIFAVSFLLYGKVFFFSLTALPQGLDAVINIFVNTIENGSNNGFNFYQFMYNFQFPVHSLEVALYRDYEFRWFADILYAIASLIPQRLLGVVPPETIMYYNTQYILGNNDFSIPTGFLAFGVYSMWWPGLFIVAFTYGWIGRCLQTMLIKHVNQIFWMPFMYTAIAQIWMDFLSSDPETFIQGYFAFLTGIGLLFLLYSNISVAQQKA
- a CDS encoding glycosyltransferase family 4 protein — encoded protein: MRLTLVIHALTAGGAERVMSIMANYWAAKGWDITLVTMDDGSIAPFYELDSRIKHIPLGLAVKSPNFVWATWHNLRRVFILRNTFYQLQPDAVISFLDTTNILTLLATRSLKIPVIVDEQNHPAMYSIGKSWEKLRTLTYPQASRVVAVTARALSYFSPAIQSRGYVIPNPALSVSHENLATLKLEKPFFIAIGRLEEQKGFDILLHAFEQVANSYPQWKLIILGEGSLRPQLEALICQLNLVGRVQLQGIVKNPFSFLQQAEFFVMSSRYEGFPNALCEAMACGLPAISTDCPSGPREIIRDNVDGILVPSEDVSALATAIERLIADEKERQRLATRAVEVTERFSLEKVMNMWEALLVEVISQK
- a CDS encoding GNAT family N-acetyltransferase, whose protein sequence is MKSCYKAQTQNPLSLNKSINCQVLDLTNPLWRLTLDNLRHDIYHLPEYVALEAQRINAIAEAILITEGDKVFFVPYLLRSCHALFAHQLEVEVFDIISPYGYPGILLNDAASTPEFLNTAFEGFVHQLSHKKVCSAFVRLHPILNQNLEYPCCKLNGETVSVDLKLSLAEIWHQTRPEHRNKINKTKRIGMTAKIVPFAEYIDIFIDLYEQTMDRVGATQSYYFGRDYFIQLSQALKDNLHLCVVELNDEIICGGIFTEACGIVQYHLGGTKSAFLKQAPSKLMFDYVRTWAKERGNEFLHLGGGVGGAKDSLYHFKAGFSKQRHPFSTIRLVVDQKNYDNLVQVRAKALGTSVTELLNSDFFPAYRATCI